A region of Fibrobacter succinogenes subsp. succinogenes S85 DNA encodes the following proteins:
- a CDS encoding sensor domain-containing diguanylate cyclase has protein sequence MMDLQKFVDNFHTMTSILSVEKRDDDRIGTIRIEAANDLYIRAMEKVDKDGNVVFKEKFVPGSSYERYMKKELNFENFCYECAIKKKPVHAYIRPERYTFCINLYMMPLAIDDPKKAYCSYSQEITFEENVDAMSNISAKTSSNVLQTCIKLRSTKNLQKTMDEVIEDIRKICDASYCCVMLTDFKDNTWSVFSDALKPDSGIRSIRELKSENFVDYARSWIKTLNGSNCLIIKNKDDLEVIHQENPAWYNSLVAANVNSLVLLPLEYNGLTLGFFWATNFDTSNTLYIRETLELSAFFVASEIANYQLLNQLELLSSMDLLTGVMNRNSMNNRVTQFLNGEVQYKSLGIIFADLNGLKPVNDNKGHDAGDKLLKDASQLLKFTFDGCEFYRAGGDEFLIIALDKSKEELEAKVKTLREKSMIPGKVSFAIGFYYDANGGDIRTAMHEADVRMYEDKKRYYDRFPANRKRL, from the coding sequence ATGATGGATTTGCAGAAATTTGTAGATAACTTCCACACGATGACAAGCATCTTGTCGGTCGAAAAGCGCGATGATGACAGAATCGGCACCATCCGCATCGAGGCCGCAAATGACCTGTATATCCGCGCCATGGAAAAGGTCGACAAAGATGGCAATGTCGTCTTTAAGGAAAAGTTTGTCCCCGGCAGTAGCTACGAACGCTACATGAAGAAGGAACTCAACTTCGAGAACTTCTGCTACGAATGTGCCATCAAAAAGAAACCTGTACACGCCTACATCCGCCCCGAGCGCTACACCTTCTGCATCAACCTGTACATGATGCCGCTCGCTATTGACGACCCGAAAAAGGCGTATTGTAGCTACTCCCAGGAAATTACGTTCGAAGAAAATGTCGACGCGATGTCGAACATTTCGGCTAAGACTTCATCCAACGTATTGCAGACTTGTATCAAGTTGCGCAGTACTAAAAACTTGCAAAAGACCATGGACGAAGTCATCGAGGACATCCGCAAAATCTGTGATGCAAGCTATTGCTGCGTGATGCTGACGGACTTCAAAGACAACACGTGGTCCGTATTTAGCGATGCCTTAAAGCCGGATTCCGGGATCCGTTCCATTCGTGAACTCAAATCCGAAAACTTTGTCGATTACGCAAGGTCCTGGATAAAGACACTGAACGGAAGCAATTGCCTGATAATCAAGAACAAGGATGACCTCGAAGTCATCCATCAGGAAAACCCGGCATGGTATAATTCGCTTGTAGCCGCCAACGTCAATAGCCTTGTCCTCTTGCCACTCGAATACAACGGCCTTACTCTAGGCTTTTTCTGGGCCACGAATTTCGACACGTCGAACACGCTCTACATACGTGAAACACTTGAGCTTTCGGCATTCTTTGTCGCCTCGGAAATTGCGAACTACCAGCTTTTGAACCAGCTAGAACTACTCAGCAGCATGGACCTCTTGACGGGCGTCATGAACCGTAATTCCATGAACAATCGCGTAACGCAGTTCTTGAATGGCGAAGTGCAGTACAAGTCGCTCGGTATCATCTTTGCAGACTTGAACGGCCTCAAGCCAGTCAACGATAATAAAGGTCACGATGCAGGCGACAAGCTTTTAAAAGACGCTTCACAGCTTTTAAAATTCACGTTCGACGGTTGCGAATTCTACCGCGCAGGTGGCGACGAGTTCTTGATTATCGCCCTCGACAAGTCGAAAGAAGAGCTCGAAGCTAAAGTTAAAACGCTCCGTGAAAAATCGATGATTCCGGGCAAGGTCAGTTTTGCCATCGGGTTCTACTACGATGCAAACGGAGGAGACATTCGCACAGCCATGCACGAAGCCGATGTCCGCATGTACGAAGACAAGAAGCGTTACTACGACCGGTTCCCCGCCAACAGAAAGCGGCTGTAA
- a CDS encoding GGDEF domain-containing protein: MDLQEYVNQFDSMTCIMSVEKKPNGYGKMRIEVGNKAYIDSFEKNSGNLIDMPFGKRFIPGQEYTAYIPKDLNFEHFIYSSAVLKKPMHAYIHPERFDVWFNIFSLPLDFEDPFKCYCTYTQELSTEMNTDSLQSLSAKTTADVLKTCIKLRSTKNFLKTMDEVMADIRNICKANYCCIMLTDFKARKCSLLSENAAPEIGRHTLADFLNDEFIDYAKSWLDIINGSTCLLVKNEQDKEDIKARHPAWYKSMRSANIERLALFPLKYNEDIIGFIWATNFALEETDHIKETLELSTYFIASEIANYQLLQKLEKLSSTDLLTEVKNRNAMNNRILKILSGRERVPNSYGIVFADLNSLKYINDSEGHGAGDQLLKDGAEILKSTFENSEIYRAGGDEFLIIDMENSKETLSHKVEMLRKKSDDPNKISFAVGFYYEENGGDIRKAMREADANMYNDKKAFYERHPECRNR, encoded by the coding sequence ATGGATTTACAGGAATATGTCAATCAGTTCGATTCGATGACCTGCATCATGTCCGTCGAGAAAAAGCCCAACGGCTACGGCAAGATGCGTATCGAAGTCGGGAACAAGGCATATATTGACTCCTTCGAAAAAAATAGTGGCAACCTTATCGACATGCCATTCGGCAAGAGGTTTATCCCGGGCCAGGAATACACAGCGTATATTCCCAAGGACCTGAACTTCGAACATTTTATCTATAGCAGCGCCGTCCTCAAAAAGCCGATGCACGCCTACATCCACCCGGAAAGGTTCGATGTCTGGTTCAATATCTTCAGCCTGCCCCTCGATTTTGAAGACCCGTTCAAGTGCTACTGCACCTACACGCAAGAACTGTCGACCGAGATGAACACTGATTCGTTGCAGAGCCTTTCGGCAAAGACAACTGCCGATGTGCTCAAGACCTGCATCAAGCTCCGCAGCACCAAGAACTTCCTCAAGACCATGGACGAGGTGATGGCTGACATCCGTAACATCTGCAAGGCCAATTACTGCTGCATCATGTTGACGGACTTCAAGGCACGCAAATGCTCCTTGCTCAGCGAAAATGCCGCCCCCGAAATCGGCAGGCACACGCTTGCAGACTTTTTGAACGATGAATTTATCGACTACGCCAAGTCCTGGCTAGACATCATCAACGGGAGCACTTGCTTGCTCGTCAAGAACGAACAAGACAAGGAAGATATCAAAGCCCGCCATCCGGCCTGGTACAAATCCATGCGGTCTGCCAATATCGAAAGGCTTGCGCTGTTCCCGCTCAAGTACAACGAAGACATCATCGGTTTTATTTGGGCGACCAACTTTGCTCTTGAAGAAACAGACCACATCAAGGAAACGCTCGAACTTTCGACGTACTTTATCGCATCGGAAATAGCCAACTACCAGCTGCTGCAAAAACTCGAAAAGCTGAGTTCTACGGACCTCTTGACCGAAGTCAAGAACCGCAACGCAATGAACAACCGCATTCTCAAGATTTTATCCGGCCGCGAAAGAGTTCCAAACAGCTATGGGATTGTCTTTGCCGACTTGAACAGCCTCAAATACATCAACGACAGCGAAGGCCACGGTGCAGGCGACCAGCTCCTCAAAGACGGTGCCGAAATCCTCAAGTCGACTTTCGAAAATTCAGAGATTTACCGTGCCGGTGGCGACGAGTTCCTGATCATTGACATGGAGAACTCCAAAGAAACTCTAAGCCACAAAGTCGAAATGCTCCGAAAGAAATCGGACGACCCGAACAAAATCAGTTTTGCCGTCGGATTCTATTACGAAGAAAATGGTGGCGACATCCGAAAAGCCATGCGTGAAGCCGACGCTAACATGTACAACGATAAAAAAGCTTTTTATGAAAGGCACCCTGAGTGCAGGAACCGTTAA
- a CDS encoding type I restriction enzyme HsdR N-terminal domain-containing protein → MTHDTLFDPIRKKEVPATPEEHVRQVTVRYLLDVVKVPEHLIAVEFPLSSIDVKTADRVDIMVHNFRAGAPLDKPWLLVECKAPGEYTWPVLQQQLNKYLQILTPNYVMLALGDCVRYFELDSVTHRFKKIECLPVFG, encoded by the coding sequence ATGACCCACGATACGCTATTTGACCCGATTCGCAAAAAAGAAGTCCCCGCAACGCCCGAAGAGCATGTCCGCCAGGTGACGGTGCGCTATTTGCTCGATGTGGTGAAGGTGCCGGAGCACTTGATTGCGGTGGAATTTCCGCTTTCGTCGATTGATGTAAAGACGGCGGACCGCGTGGATATCATGGTGCATAATTTTCGGGCGGGGGCGCCTCTGGACAAACCCTGGCTTTTGGTGGAGTGCAAGGCTCCGGGCGAATACACGTGGCCTGTGCTGCAACAGCAGCTGAACAAGTATTTGCAAATCTTGACGCCGAACTACGTGATGCTTGCGTTAGGCGATTGCGTGCGCTATTTTGAGTTGGACTCCGTGACGCACCGGTTCAAGAAAATCGAGTGCCTGCCGGTATTTGGTTAA
- the xseA gene encoding exodeoxyribonuclease VII large subunit, translating to MDQEVRTYSVTQYMRSLKNTVEATPAVWVHGVISQIAEKKSGVYLSIADFADGDVKPKATLALYCYTAKYDAILAKISSLSQPFTLKHDLKVNFLVRAELYIPYGKLQAQILDIDPVYTIGELALTKSAILKRLAMEGLLEKNKQLELADVPLRVGLITGENTAAYKDFTTRLEASPFAFEVTTIYARMQGNETEDSIIAALEQLQSDSNLDVVCIVRGGGAKTDLNFFDSEALCRAVANYPTPVFTGIGHEIDRCLLDEVAYLSCITPTDCAKRLVERVTDSWNRMTEAMASIADGARDLLTENNKQLGTMGNQLQQKVFGLIQNEKSKHVLIAASIKKDTAFYIKSEHERLNRNQEGLKQGSRKILDLAKSQFELVSEKVKNADPKTTLAKGYSLTLDENGKFIRKASQLKSGDTIKTRLADGDVLSVVK from the coding sequence ATGGATCAAGAAGTTCGTACATATTCGGTCACACAGTACATGCGTTCGCTCAAGAACACCGTAGAGGCTACGCCTGCGGTTTGGGTGCATGGGGTCATTTCGCAAATTGCGGAAAAGAAGTCAGGCGTTTACCTGAGCATTGCGGACTTCGCCGATGGCGACGTGAAGCCCAAGGCCACCCTCGCCCTTTACTGCTACACCGCCAAGTACGATGCGATTCTCGCCAAGATTTCTAGCCTTTCGCAACCGTTTACGCTCAAGCACGACTTGAAAGTCAATTTTCTCGTGCGCGCAGAACTGTACATCCCGTACGGAAAGTTGCAGGCGCAAATCCTGGACATCGACCCGGTTTACACGATTGGCGAACTTGCACTGACCAAAAGCGCCATCTTGAAGCGCCTTGCGATGGAAGGCTTGCTCGAAAAGAACAAGCAGCTTGAACTTGCCGACGTGCCGCTCCGCGTGGGGCTCATCACCGGCGAAAATACGGCCGCGTACAAGGACTTCACCACGCGACTTGAAGCTTCGCCGTTTGCGTTCGAAGTCACGACGATCTATGCGCGGATGCAAGGGAACGAAACCGAAGACAGCATCATCGCCGCACTGGAGCAGCTCCAGAGCGATTCAAATTTAGATGTAGTCTGCATTGTTCGCGGTGGTGGCGCCAAGACGGACTTGAACTTTTTTGATAGCGAAGCGCTCTGCCGTGCGGTCGCAAACTACCCCACCCCCGTCTTTACGGGAATCGGTCACGAAATCGACCGCTGCCTTTTGGACGAAGTCGCTTACCTCTCGTGCATCACGCCCACAGACTGCGCGAAGCGTCTCGTGGAACGCGTCACGGACAGCTGGAACCGAATGACTGAAGCGATGGCAAGCATTGCCGACGGCGCCCGCGACCTACTCACCGAAAACAACAAGCAACTCGGCACAATGGGAAACCAGCTCCAGCAAAAAGTTTTCGGGCTCATCCAGAACGAAAAATCCAAACACGTGCTCATAGCCGCCTCCATCAAGAAGGACACCGCATTTTATATAAAGTCTGAGCACGAGCGCTTAAACCGCAACCAAGAAGGTTTAAAGCAAGGTTCCCGCAAGATTCTCGACCTCGCAAAATCGCAATTCGAACTCGTCAGCGAAAAAGTCAAAAACGCAGACCCCAAAACAACTCTCGCCAAGGGCTATTCGCTCACGCTCGATGAAAACGGGAAATTTATCCGCAAGGCAAGCCAGCTCAAAAGCGGCGACACCATCAAGACACGACTCGCCGACGGGGACGTTTTGTCTGTTGTAAAGTAG
- a CDS encoding type II toxin-antitoxin system Phd/YefM family antitoxin, with amino-acid sequence MSKVVSAMDMRQNFGTLLNQVAIKDEEIVIERAGKPLARLVSMNSATSGKLDFRDIGKLPNDIWNEL; translated from the coding sequence GTGTCAAAAGTAGTTTCTGCAATGGATATGCGTCAGAATTTTGGGACGCTCTTGAACCAGGTCGCCATCAAGGATGAAGAAATAGTCATTGAACGTGCTGGCAAGCCTTTGGCACGCCTTGTGAGCATGAATTCCGCCACAAGCGGCAAACTCGACTTCCGTGATATCGGCAAACTCCCGAACGACATCTGGAACGAACTTTAG
- a CDS encoding NADH-quinone oxidoreductase subunit N, whose protein sequence is MTNFAIPNFILPDVLLLIFPFVVIGIRLFVTTQSKVPWRIANIGFIAIFFLLNFIPLASGNGKFFICNWKVDDFGVLMREVLMVSALLGMWLSKDYFEHGADKKPPMHQIAEFIGAIAFATFGGFTVVSACDLLTFFLGLEIATIPMYALAAWNKRDQYGSEAATKYILMGSVATAFELFGFSYLYGFSGSLHFNEIQAAVASGSSPLLWIAVLFLFCGIGFKLTLFPFYTWAPDVYEGAPTPVTAVLSVTSKATAIAFLVVLVYGPLAPIQDKMAPLIALLAGVTLFVGNLGALKQSRLRRFMAYSSIAQAGYIMVALLGPATTAKTAIIYYLFVYAVSNYLAFFVFGIIGHHREETFQSLRGLSKQNPSLAIALAISMFSLAGIPPLAGFFGKFHLFFSGASTGHYTLVAFAVLNNVIALFYYLQLIKAAWVDEPDGHLNPLRLTKRQREVIILLSAAVIVLGFLPFLSNNIFAGFMN, encoded by the coding sequence ATGACAAATTTTGCAATTCCAAACTTCATTCTACCTGACGTTTTGCTGCTGATTTTCCCGTTCGTCGTGATTGGGATTCGCCTTTTCGTGACCACGCAATCCAAAGTCCCGTGGCGCATAGCAAACATCGGCTTTATCGCCATTTTCTTCTTGCTGAACTTCATCCCGCTCGCGAGCGGCAACGGCAAGTTCTTTATCTGCAACTGGAAAGTGGACGACTTCGGCGTGCTCATGCGCGAAGTGCTCATGGTAAGCGCGCTCCTTGGCATGTGGCTTTCCAAAGACTACTTTGAACACGGCGCCGACAAGAAGCCGCCTATGCACCAGATTGCCGAATTCATCGGCGCCATCGCATTTGCGACGTTCGGTGGATTCACGGTCGTGAGTGCCTGCGACTTGCTCACGTTCTTCCTCGGCCTCGAAATTGCGACCATCCCGATGTACGCGCTCGCCGCCTGGAACAAACGCGACCAGTACGGTTCCGAAGCTGCTACCAAGTACATCTTGATGGGATCTGTCGCCACAGCATTTGAACTGTTCGGCTTCAGCTACCTCTACGGTTTCTCCGGAAGCCTCCACTTCAACGAGATTCAGGCCGCCGTCGCAAGCGGTTCTAGCCCGCTCTTGTGGATTGCCGTGCTGTTCCTCTTCTGCGGAATCGGATTCAAGCTCACGCTGTTCCCGTTCTACACCTGGGCTCCGGACGTTTACGAAGGCGCTCCGACGCCGGTAACCGCCGTGCTTTCCGTGACCTCAAAGGCAACCGCCATTGCATTCCTCGTCGTGCTCGTCTATGGCCCGCTCGCCCCGATTCAAGACAAGATGGCACCGCTCATTGCGCTCCTCGCAGGCGTCACGCTCTTTGTCGGTAACCTCGGTGCTTTAAAGCAGAGCCGCCTCCGCCGTTTCATGGCTTACAGCTCTATCGCTCAGGCAGGCTACATTATGGTCGCCTTGCTCGGCCCTGCAACAACAGCAAAGACAGCTATCATCTATTACCTCTTTGTCTATGCTGTTTCGAACTACCTCGCCTTCTTCGTGTTCGGCATCATCGGGCATCACCGCGAAGAGACTTTCCAGTCGCTCCGCGGACTTTCTAAGCAGAACCCGAGTCTCGCCATCGCTCTTGCGATTTCGATGTTCAGCTTGGCAGGCATCCCGCCTCTCGCCGGCTTCTTTGGCAAGTTCCACCTGTTCTTCAGCGGAGCTTCGACAGGCCATTACACGCTCGTGGCATTCGCCGTTTTGAACAACGTCATTGCGCTCTTCTACTACTTGCAGCTCATCAAGGCCGCCTGGGTCGATGAACCTGACGGACATTTGAACCCGCTCCGCCTCACCAAGCGCCAGCGCGAAGTCATCATTCTCTTGAGCGCAGCCGTAATCGTTCTTGGATTCCTGCCGTTCCTGAGCAATAACATCTTTGCCGGATTTATGAATTAA